Proteins encoded together in one Amblyomma americanum isolate KBUSLIRL-KWMA chromosome 1, ASM5285725v1, whole genome shotgun sequence window:
- the LOC144115715 gene encoding uncharacterized protein LOC144115715, which produces MARKLFVLAALVAVAALAYAEDKPAAEDKKDDVEGRIGFGGGFNQAAGGNQYGFNRGASGFNQGSGGFDRGNRYNNVQGFRNRDGYRTNQGFDQSSSNRYGSGGGGFNTGFNRGAGGAYNQYGQQGGGFLG; this is translated from the exons ATGGCACGCAAGCTG TTCGTTCTCGCCGCCCTTGTGGCCGTGGCTGCTCTGGCCTACGCTGAGGACAAGCCAGCCGCCGAAGATAAGAAGGATGACGTCGAGGGCCGCATCGGTTTCGGTGGTGGCTTTAATCAGGCGGCCGGAGGCAACCAATATGGCTTCAACCGTGGTGCATCTGGCTTCAACCAGGGCAGCGGTGGCTTCGACCGCGGAAACCGTTACAACAACGTGCAGGGCTTCAGGAACCGCGACGGCTACCGCACCAACCAGGGCTTTGACCAGAGTTCTTCCAACCGCTACGGATCTGGAGGCGGAGGCTTCAACACCGGCTTCAACCGTGGTGCTGGCGGCGCGTACAACCAGTACGGACAGCAGGGAGGCGGATTCCTTGGCTGA